The genomic stretch GAGAGGATGAGGTCAAAAGGATCTTTGCAGTCCTGGAACCTCTCTGGCCTGGGCTTGATACTCTTATTTCTTTCCAGCATCCATAAAACGCCATTCTGCATATAGAGTTCTTTGTCTTTCCTAAGAAGGTCTTTGTACATCTCGTCATACGTGGTTCTGAAATCATAAATGTTTGGCCTGTCGCGTGCTGGTCCTGAAAGCTTCACGTTTGTTCCTGTTCTTCAGGACCGGACACTGAATCCTCATTTGCTAAGGATGTCGTGCACCTCCATGCTCCGGTTCTGGTTGTTCCAGCATACCACAGTGAGGCGCAGTGACAAAGATGGCATGACTGTGGCTTCACTCACCAAGACTCCCAGCTCAGAACTTTCGCGTCTGGACTCCTGCTGCTTCCATAAAAGCAAGATGGTGGCCTCGACGCCCTGAAGTGGAAGCTGCAGCAGCGGCAACATAGAGTGTCAGGACTTACGGCGCGGGCACGTATAACGTGTCCTGGCAGGCTCCTCGCACAAGCCCAGATTGCTGGGCGGCAAGGTGAGTGCCACTGCGGTATTCTTGGCtcggaaatcacatggacagaggagccaggggtgctacagtccatgaggtcgcaaaagtcagacatgactgagcaactaaaccaccaccactaccatagTTGAATCAGGTTATCCCTCTGTAAAATGCCTGGTCATATCCTTTGTATGTTTTTCTAATGAATATCTGTCTTATAATGATTTTTAGAGTACAGATTCTAGATAttctattcagttgctcagtcatgtccgactcattgcgaccccatggactgcagcatgctggggtTTCCTGTCCATCATCCCATCCatcaggagcttactcaaactcatgtccatcgagttggtgatgccatccaaccatttcatcatctggcgtccccttctcctctagatATTAATGCCCCCTCTCCTTCTAGATGTTAATCCTTCCTTATTTATAAGAGCTAAAAATAGCTCCCACCAACCTGTggctcattatttaaaattttctttgtggtACATACCTCATCAACTAGTCTTTACTTTTAATGAAGGCAAATGTATCCATCTTGTATAGtttccattttgtgtttttaagaaaCCTTTCCCTACTTTGAGATTAGTAAGGTATTCTTCGTCTTTTTCAGGATCAAATAATTCTTGCTTttaacatttatatctttaatccatcttgagtttacATTTCTgtatagtatgctgctgctgctgctactgctaagtcgcttcagtcatgtccgactctgtgcgaccccagagatggcagctcaccaggctccccagtccctgggattctccaggcaagaacactggagtgggttgccatttccttttccagtgcatgaaagtaaaaagtga from Bubalus bubalis isolate 160015118507 breed Murrah chromosome X, NDDB_SH_1, whole genome shotgun sequence encodes the following:
- the LOC102415904 gene encoding LOW QUALITY PROTEIN: RNA polymerase II subunit A C-terminal domain phosphatase SSU72-like (The sequence of the model RefSeq protein was modified relative to this genomic sequence to represent the inferred CDS: substituted 2 bases at 2 genomic stop codons) gives rise to the protein MLPLLQLPLQGVEATILLLWKQQESRRESSELGVLVSEATVMPSLSLRLTVVCWNNQNRSMEVHDILSKXGFSVRSXRTGTNVKLSGPARDRPNIYDFRTTYDEMYKDLLRKDKELYMQNGVLWMLERNKSIKPRPERFQDCKDPFDLILSWEERVYDQVLEDMNSGEQETCQPVHVINVDTHKEATLGAFLICDLCQCIQLMGDMEDGIGKLLQVFKETSGRSFLHTVCFY